The Flavobacterium piscisymbiosum genome includes a region encoding these proteins:
- the recQ gene encoding DNA helicase RecQ, producing the protein MNSNEIEIHKELKKYFGFSQFKGLQEQVITSILGKTNTFVIMPTGGGKSLCYQLPALIQDGTAIVVSPLIALMKNQVDAIRSLSSENGIAHVLNSSLTKTEIAQVKKDITSGLTKLLYVAPESLTKEEYVAFLQSVPISFVAIDEAHCISEWGHDFRPEYRNLKNIIKQLGQVPIIGLTATATPKVQEDILKNLDMSDANTFKASFNRPNLYYEVRTKTKNIESDIIRFIKQHKGKSGIIYCLSRKKVESIAEVLQVNGISAVPYHAGLDAKTRAKHQDMFLMEDVDVVVATIAFGMGIDKPDVRFVIHHDIPKSLESYYQETGRAGRDGGEGHCLAYYSYKDVEKLEKFMSGKPVAEQEIGFALLQEVVAYAETSMSRRKFLLHYFGEEFDSETGEGADMDDNVRNPKTKVEAKDQAVKLLEIVRDTKHIYKSKEIVFTLIGRVNAVIKAHKTDTQSFFGSGSDHDEKYWMALLRQVLVAGYLSKDIETYGVVKITKEGLNFIKKPVSFMMSEDHEYNESEDEAIVTAAKSSGTADEVLMGMLRELRKKVAKKLGVPPFVVFQDPSLEDMALKYPITLTELYNIHGVGEGKAKKYGNDFVTLINRYVEDNDIIRPDDLVVKSTGVNSANKLYIIQNIDRKLSLNDIASAKGLSMDALIKEMEQIVYAGTKLNIKYWVDDMLDDDQQEEIHDYFMESESDKIEDALKEFDGDYDIDELRLMRIKFISEVAN; encoded by the coding sequence ATGAATTCAAACGAAATTGAAATACACAAGGAATTAAAGAAGTATTTCGGCTTTAGCCAATTTAAGGGCTTGCAGGAGCAAGTCATTACAAGTATTTTAGGTAAAACGAATACTTTTGTAATTATGCCTACTGGCGGAGGAAAGTCTCTTTGTTATCAATTACCCGCTTTAATTCAGGACGGAACAGCTATTGTTGTTTCTCCTTTAATTGCTTTGATGAAAAATCAGGTTGATGCGATTCGAAGCCTTTCTTCAGAAAACGGAATTGCGCATGTGTTAAATTCCTCTCTTACCAAAACAGAAATCGCACAAGTGAAAAAAGACATTACTTCTGGTTTGACCAAACTTTTGTATGTGGCACCGGAATCTTTAACAAAAGAAGAATATGTGGCTTTTTTACAAAGTGTGCCCATTTCGTTTGTGGCTATTGATGAGGCGCATTGTATTTCAGAATGGGGTCATGATTTTAGGCCTGAATACAGAAATCTGAAAAATATAATCAAGCAATTGGGGCAAGTACCTATTATTGGACTTACAGCAACTGCAACCCCAAAAGTTCAGGAAGATATCCTTAAAAACCTGGACATGTCTGATGCAAATACTTTTAAAGCGTCATTCAACAGACCAAACTTATATTACGAAGTTCGTACAAAAACTAAAAATATAGAATCGGATATTATTCGGTTTATCAAACAACATAAAGGCAAATCCGGAATTATTTACTGCTTAAGCCGTAAAAAAGTCGAATCGATTGCCGAAGTTTTACAAGTAAACGGAATCAGTGCGGTTCCTTATCACGCAGGTTTAGATGCTAAAACACGAGCCAAACATCAGGATATGTTTTTGATGGAGGATGTAGATGTGGTTGTAGCAACAATTGCCTTCGGGATGGGAATTGATAAACCAGACGTTCGTTTTGTAATTCATCATGATATTCCAAAATCACTCGAAAGTTACTATCAGGAAACGGGTCGTGCCGGCCGTGATGGAGGCGAAGGACATTGTCTTGCTTATTACTCTTATAAAGATGTAGAAAAGCTGGAAAAATTTATGTCCGGGAAACCAGTTGCCGAACAAGAAATAGGTTTTGCTTTATTGCAGGAAGTTGTGGCTTACGCCGAAACCTCGATGTCGCGCAGAAAATTCTTATTGCACTATTTTGGTGAAGAGTTTGACAGCGAAACCGGTGAAGGTGCAGATATGGATGACAACGTTCGTAATCCTAAAACTAAAGTTGAAGCAAAAGATCAGGCGGTTAAATTGCTTGAAATTGTTCGCGATACCAAACATATATATAAGTCTAAAGAAATTGTCTTTACTTTAATAGGTAGAGTTAATGCTGTAATTAAAGCGCATAAAACAGATACGCAATCCTTTTTTGGTTCAGGATCAGACCATGACGAGAAATACTGGATGGCATTGTTGCGACAAGTTCTTGTAGCGGGATATTTATCTAAAGATATTGAAACCTACGGAGTGGTAAAAATCACTAAAGAAGGTTTGAACTTTATTAAAAAGCCAGTTTCATTTATGATGTCTGAAGATCATGAATACAATGAATCTGAAGATGAAGCAATCGTTACCGCAGCAAAATCATCAGGAACTGCTGATGAAGTCTTGATGGGAATGTTGCGAGAACTACGTAAAAAAGTAGCGAAAAAACTGGGAGTTCCTCCGTTTGTGGTTTTTCAGGATCCTTCTCTTGAGGATATGGCTTTAAAATACCCAATTACTTTAACCGAGTTATATAACATTCACGGTGTTGGAGAAGGAAAAGCCAAGAAATATGGTAACGACTTCGTAACTCTGATAAATCGTTATGTAGAAGATAATGATATTATTCGTCCAGACGATTTAGTGGTAAAATCTACCGGAGTAAATTCAGCCAATAAATTATATATTATTCAGAATATAGATCGAAAATTATCCCTAAATGATATTGCTTCTGCAAAAGGACTTTCGATGGATGCTTTGATCAAAGAAATGGAACAGATTGTTTACGCAGGTACAAAACTGAATATCAAATATTGGGTTGATGATATGCTTGACGACGATCAGCAAGAAGAAATTCACGATTATTTCATGGAATCAGAATCAGATAAAATCGAAGACGCTCTTAAAGAATTCGATGGCGATTATGATATCGATGAATTACGTTTAATGCGTATTAAGTTTATTAGTGAAGTAGCGAACTAA
- the lptB gene encoding LPS export ABC transporter ATP-binding protein, with translation MKLRADNLIKTYKGRSVVKGISVEVNQGEIVGLLGPNGAGKTTSFYMIVGLVKPNQGNIYLDDLNITDYPMYKRAQQGIGYLAQEASVFRKLSIEDNILSVLQLTKLSKEEQIAKMESLIEEFSLEHIRTNRGDLLSGGERRRTEIARALATDPKFILLDEPFAGVDPVAVEDIQRIVAQLKNKNIGILITDHNVQETLAITDKTYLMFEGGILKAGVPEELVEDEMVRRVYLGQNFELRKKKLEF, from the coding sequence ATGAAATTAAGAGCTGATAATTTAATCAAAACCTATAAAGGTCGTAGCGTAGTAAAAGGAATTTCTGTTGAAGTAAACCAAGGAGAAATCGTTGGACTTTTAGGACCAAATGGTGCAGGAAAAACAACTTCTTTCTACATGATTGTAGGATTGGTAAAACCAAATCAGGGTAACATTTACCTCGATGATTTGAATATTACCGATTATCCGATGTACAAACGCGCTCAACAAGGAATTGGCTATTTGGCACAAGAAGCTTCTGTTTTTAGAAAATTAAGTATTGAAGACAATATTTTAAGTGTTTTGCAATTGACGAAACTTTCTAAAGAAGAACAAATTGCAAAAATGGAAAGCTTAATCGAAGAATTTAGCTTGGAACATATTCGTACCAACCGTGGAGATTTACTTTCGGGAGGAGAGCGTCGTCGTACAGAAATTGCACGTGCTCTGGCAACAGACCCAAAATTTATTTTACTCGATGAACCTTTTGCAGGAGTTGACCCCGTTGCGGTTGAGGACATTCAAAGAATTGTTGCCCAGTTAAAAAATAAAAATATCGGAATCTTAATTACGGATCACAACGTTCAGGAAACATTAGCGATTACTGATAAAACCTACTTAATGTTTGAAGGTGGAATTTTGAAAGCCGGCGTTCCGGAAGAACTAGTAGAGGACGAAATGGTTCGTCGTGTTTACTTAGGTCAAAACTTCGAACTTCGTAAAAAGAAACTTGAATTTTAA
- a CDS encoding carboxymuconolactone decarboxylase family protein, with product MSDIVQEFNDYRSKMNEKLLADNNKIVKRIFNLDTNAYAAGALDVKTKELLGLVASAVLRCDDCVKYHLETSHKEGVTKEEMMEAMGIATLVGGTIVVPHLRRAYEFWEALEEAETK from the coding sequence ATGTCTGATATCGTACAAGAATTTAACGACTATCGTTCTAAAATGAACGAAAAATTACTCGCTGATAACAACAAAATTGTAAAGCGTATTTTTAACCTTGACACGAATGCATATGCAGCCGGAGCCCTTGATGTAAAAACAAAAGAGCTTTTAGGATTAGTAGCTTCGGCAGTTTTACGTTGTGATGATTGTGTAAAATATCACTTAGAAACAAGCCATAAAGAAGGAGTTACTAAAGAAGAAATGATGGAAGCAATGGGAATCGCAACTCTGGTTGGAGGAACAATTGTAGTACCTCATTTAAGAAGAGCTTACGAATTTTGGGAAGCTTTAGAGGAAGCCGAAACTAAATAA
- the tatC gene encoding twin-arginine translocase subunit TatC — protein sequence MAKKNLGEMSFLDHLEELRWLLVRSTIAICIMAFFTYFISDYLFDQIILGPIRPTFFTYVWFCDLSHALGFADSICITELNFIIQNTEMEGQVNIFVWMCLLAGFILSFPFILWELWKFISPALYEKERKNAKVFIFTSSLLFFLGVLFGYFVVIPMSVNFVATFSVSDVVKNQFTLDSYMGMVKTSILASGLFFELPIIIYFLTKLGLVTPDFLRKYWKYAVVIILIVAAIVTPPDVVSQTIVAIPMLIIYEVSILISRIVYKNKLKENV from the coding sequence ATGGCAAAAAAGAACCTTGGCGAGATGTCATTTTTAGACCATCTTGAAGAACTTAGATGGTTATTAGTGAGAAGCACAATTGCAATATGCATTATGGCTTTTTTTACTTATTTTATAAGTGATTATTTATTTGATCAGATTATTTTAGGACCTATCAGGCCTACATTTTTTACATATGTGTGGTTTTGCGATTTATCCCATGCATTGGGTTTCGCCGATAGCATTTGTATTACCGAACTGAATTTCATTATTCAGAATACAGAAATGGAAGGACAAGTAAACATTTTTGTATGGATGTGTCTTTTAGCCGGTTTCATACTTAGTTTTCCTTTTATTTTATGGGAACTTTGGAAATTTATCAGTCCTGCATTATACGAGAAAGAAAGAAAAAATGCCAAAGTATTTATTTTCACTTCTTCATTGCTTTTCTTTTTGGGAGTATTGTTCGGGTATTTTGTTGTAATACCAATGTCTGTGAATTTCGTTGCCACTTTCTCTGTGAGTGATGTTGTAAAAAACCAATTTACATTAGATTCTTATATGGGAATGGTAAAAACAAGTATTCTTGCGAGCGGATTGTTTTTTGAATTGCCTATCATTATATATTTCCTTACTAAATTAGGTTTAGTAACTCCTGATTTCTTAAGAAAATATTGGAAATATGCCGTTGTAATTATTTTAATTGTAGCTGCAATTGTAACCCCTCCAGACGTAGTAAGCCAGACTATTGTAGCAATACCAATGCTGATTATTTACGAAGTGAGTATCCTTATTTCACGGATTGTTTATAAAAATAAATTGAAAGAAAATGTCTGA
- a CDS encoding KpsF/GutQ family sugar-phosphate isomerase: protein MITKENILAIAKKTILSESEAITKLIDFLDENFYEAVQRIYETKGRLIVTGIGKSAIIAQKMVATFNSTGTPSMFLHASEAIHGDLGMIQNEDIIICISKSGNSPEIKVLVPLLKRFGNTLIAITGNVTSFLAKGSDYVLNTTVEMEACPINLAPTNSTTAQLVMGDALAVCLMEMRDFKPEDFAVYHPGGALGKKLLLRVKDMIEHSLKPMVTPDTSVKKVIFEISEKRLGVTAVIEDDKIIGIITDGDIRRMLNDVDTIADLTARDIMSKNPKSVSSETMAVDALNILEDFSITQLIVADNGEYKGVLHLHDILKEGIV from the coding sequence TTGATTACAAAAGAAAATATATTGGCGATTGCCAAGAAAACCATACTCTCTGAAAGTGAAGCAATTACAAAATTAATTGATTTTTTAGACGAAAATTTTTACGAAGCTGTCCAACGTATTTATGAAACCAAAGGTCGTTTGATCGTTACGGGCATCGGAAAAAGCGCCATCATCGCTCAAAAAATGGTAGCCACTTTTAACTCTACCGGAACACCATCTATGTTTTTACATGCCTCTGAAGCCATTCATGGTGATTTAGGGATGATACAAAACGAAGACATCATTATTTGCATCTCAAAAAGCGGAAATAGTCCTGAAATTAAAGTTTTGGTTCCGTTATTAAAACGCTTTGGAAATACTTTGATTGCCATAACAGGAAATGTAACTTCGTTTTTAGCAAAAGGTTCTGACTATGTTTTGAACACAACCGTTGAAATGGAAGCTTGCCCAATAAATTTAGCGCCAACAAACAGTACCACAGCACAACTTGTTATGGGCGATGCTCTTGCAGTTTGTCTGATGGAAATGCGCGATTTTAAACCTGAAGATTTTGCTGTATATCACCCAGGCGGAGCTTTAGGTAAAAAATTATTGCTTCGCGTAAAAGATATGATTGAACATTCGTTAAAACCAATGGTTACGCCGGATACATCAGTTAAAAAAGTTATTTTTGAGATCTCTGAAAAACGATTGGGCGTTACAGCGGTAATCGAAGATGATAAAATAATTGGAATTATTACCGATGGAGACATCCGAAGAATGCTAAATGACGTAGATACTATAGCTGACTTAACTGCAAGAGATATTATGTCAAAAAATCCTAAATCAGTATCTTCAGAAACTATGGCAGTTGATGCTTTAAATATTTTAGAAGATTTTTCGATTACGCAGCTTATTGTTGCAGACAATGGTGAGTACAAAGGAGTATTACATTTACATGACATTTTAAAAGAAGGAATCGTATAA